A single window of Flavobacterium aestivum DNA harbors:
- a CDS encoding KpsF/GutQ family sugar-phosphate isomerase — translation MITRENILAIAKKTIESESKSISKLLNYIDDTFAEAVECIFNSKGRLVVTGIGKSAIIAQKMVASFNSTGTPSLFLHASEAIHGDLGMIQDNDVIICISKSGNSPEIKALVPLLTRFGNKLIGITGNMTSFLAKGSDFVLNTTVDTESCPLNLAPTNSTTAQLVMGDALIVCLMEMRDFKAEDFAKFHPGGALGKKLLLRVKDMLEHTLKPEVDPNASIKRVIFEISEKRLGVTAVVENNKVVGIITDGDIRRMLNDRDTFADLTAKDIMTKSPKTTNSESMVIDAFNIMEDFSITQLVVVDNGDYKGVLHLHDILKEGIV, via the coding sequence TTGATAACAAGAGAAAATATATTGGCAATAGCCAAAAAAACTATCGAATCCGAGAGCAAATCAATCTCTAAACTATTGAATTATATAGATGACACATTTGCGGAAGCTGTAGAATGCATCTTTAATTCTAAAGGAAGATTAGTCGTAACTGGAATAGGAAAAAGTGCTATTATTGCCCAAAAAATGGTAGCTTCCTTTAATTCTACCGGTACACCTTCTTTATTTTTACATGCTTCAGAAGCCATTCATGGTGACTTAGGAATGATACAAGATAACGATGTGATTATTTGTATTTCAAAAAGTGGTAATAGCCCAGAAATTAAAGCTTTGGTTCCTCTTTTGACTCGTTTTGGCAATAAATTAATCGGAATAACGGGCAATATGACATCATTTCTTGCTAAAGGTTCTGATTTTGTATTGAACACAACTGTAGATACTGAATCTTGTCCTTTAAATTTAGCACCAACAAATAGCACTACTGCTCAATTGGTCATGGGAGATGCCCTGATAGTTTGCTTAATGGAAATGCGTGATTTTAAAGCCGAAGATTTTGCAAAATTTCATCCAGGTGGTGCTTTAGGAAAAAAACTATTACTCCGAGTAAAAGACATGCTAGAACATACTTTGAAACCGGAAGTTGACCCAAATGCTTCTATTAAAAGAGTCATTTTTGAAATTTCAGAAAAACGTCTTGGTGTTACCGCTGTTGTAGAAAACAACAAAGTAGTCGGAATAATTACCGATGGTGATATTCGTAGAATGCTAAATGATAGAGACACTTTTGCCGATTTGACTGCAAAAGATATCATGACGAAAAGTCCAAAAACAACAAACTCAGAAAGTATGGTTATTGATGCTTTCAATATTATGGAAGATTTCTCAATCACTCAATTAGTGGTTGTTGATAATGGTGACTACAAAGGAGTATTACACTTGCATGATATATTAAAAGAAGGTATTGTATAA